One region of Streptomyces rishiriensis genomic DNA includes:
- a CDS encoding ABC transporter ATP-binding protein/permease: MPELVLELNGRTWTLDPSRPYTLGRDPQGDIVLDDARVSWRHATVSFNGRGWVVEDHGSTNGTFAQGHRIHQLEIGPGSVLHLGNATDGPRVNLSGAQAPAAQPQQPYAAQAANPGWAQQAPPQQAPQAGWQQPQQGAPHVPQQQGPNQPYVQQVPGGGAGAPPVYGDRSPTTFHQFSLGRVMRIGRALENELVVSDLQVSRNHAEFHSTPDGRMEIRDLGSHNGTYVNGQPIPKGGSVQLGPTDIVGVGHSTFRIVGDRLEEFVDTGEVSFSARHLTVTVDGGKQILKDVSFGVPEKSLIAVIGPSGSGKSTLLKALTGYRPANQGDVLYDNRNLYKQFAELRQRIGLVPQDDILHKELTVKRALKYAAKLRFPADTTGAERDARIDEVLRELKLDIHKEKKITSLSGGQRKRVSVALELLTKPSLIFLDEPTSGLDPGMDRDVMQLLRGLADDGRTVLVVTHSVAELAICDKLLVMAPGGAVAYFGPPEEALNFFGYDTWADVFSAFENYRDYDWAGRWRGSQHYQMYAADIDAIAPQSVQMPPMQAMKPPKPQGWMSQFVTLVRRYASVIASDKGFLALTVILPAVLGAVSLLIDSGNSLLPNPVNPKTGRIIPNGTATTVLLILAVGACFAGAANSVRELIKERVIYERERATGLSRSAYLMSKVFVLGVVTLLQGLMVGVIGFASREIPKEGLILGTATMFELSIPIMALGFTSMMFGLVISSLVKTAEKTMPLLVMFAIIQVVFTGCLFTLNGAVGVNEFSYLMPSRWAVAAAGATLDFNKISPPKDGGETDPLWEHTVGAWGLDMAALIVLGVICGFFVARFLRRHEPEVMRK; encoded by the coding sequence GTGCCGGAACTCGTACTGGAATTGAACGGACGCACCTGGACGTTGGATCCGTCCAGGCCATACACCCTCGGACGTGATCCGCAGGGCGACATCGTCCTCGACGACGCCAGGGTCTCCTGGCGTCACGCCACGGTCAGCTTCAACGGGCGCGGTTGGGTCGTCGAGGACCACGGGAGCACCAACGGCACGTTCGCGCAGGGGCACCGGATCCATCAGCTGGAGATCGGTCCCGGCTCGGTGCTGCACCTGGGCAACGCGACCGACGGGCCGCGCGTGAACCTTTCGGGAGCGCAGGCGCCCGCCGCGCAGCCCCAGCAGCCGTACGCCGCGCAGGCCGCCAACCCGGGCTGGGCCCAGCAGGCCCCGCCGCAGCAGGCGCCGCAGGCGGGATGGCAGCAGCCGCAGCAGGGCGCGCCGCACGTCCCGCAGCAACAGGGGCCGAACCAGCCGTATGTGCAGCAGGTGCCCGGTGGAGGCGCGGGGGCGCCGCCGGTCTACGGCGATCGCAGCCCGACCACGTTCCACCAGTTCTCGCTCGGCCGTGTGATGCGCATCGGCCGTGCCCTGGAGAACGAGCTGGTCGTCTCCGACCTCCAGGTCTCGCGGAACCACGCCGAGTTCCACTCGACGCCCGACGGCCGTATGGAGATCCGCGACCTCGGCTCGCACAACGGCACGTACGTCAACGGCCAGCCGATCCCCAAGGGCGGCTCGGTCCAGCTCGGCCCGACGGACATCGTCGGCGTCGGCCACTCGACGTTCCGGATCGTCGGCGACCGGCTCGAGGAGTTCGTCGACACCGGTGAGGTCTCGTTCTCGGCCCGCCACCTGACCGTCACGGTCGACGGCGGCAAGCAGATCCTCAAGGACGTCTCCTTCGGCGTCCCGGAGAAGTCCCTGATCGCGGTCATCGGACCGTCCGGTTCCGGCAAGTCGACGCTGCTCAAGGCGCTGACGGGCTACCGACCGGCCAACCAGGGCGACGTCCTCTACGACAACCGGAACCTGTACAAGCAGTTCGCCGAGCTGCGCCAGCGCATCGGTCTGGTCCCGCAGGACGACATCCTGCACAAGGAACTGACCGTCAAGAGGGCCCTGAAGTACGCGGCCAAGCTCCGCTTCCCCGCCGACACCACGGGCGCCGAGCGTGACGCCCGCATCGACGAGGTGCTGCGCGAGCTCAAGCTGGACATCCACAAAGAGAAGAAGATCACCTCCCTCTCCGGCGGCCAGCGCAAGCGCGTCTCGGTCGCACTGGAGCTGCTCACCAAGCCGTCGCTGATCTTCCTGGACGAGCCGACCTCCGGCCTCGACCCGGGCATGGACCGCGACGTCATGCAGCTGCTGCGCGGCCTCGCCGACGACGGCCGCACGGTCCTGGTCGTCACGCACTCGGTGGCCGAGCTCGCGATCTGCGACAAGCTGCTCGTGATGGCGCCGGGCGGTGCCGTCGCGTACTTCGGTCCGCCCGAGGAGGCGCTGAACTTCTTCGGCTACGACACCTGGGCCGATGTCTTCTCCGCCTTCGAGAACTACCGCGACTACGACTGGGCGGGCCGCTGGAGGGGCTCGCAGCACTACCAGATGTACGCCGCGGACATCGACGCCATCGCACCGCAGTCCGTACAGATGCCGCCGATGCAGGCGATGAAGCCGCCCAAGCCGCAGGGCTGGATGTCCCAGTTCGTCACCCTGGTGCGCCGCTATGCCTCGGTGATCGCCTCCGACAAGGGCTTCCTGGCCCTGACGGTGATCCTGCCGGCCGTCCTCGGCGCGGTGAGTCTGCTCATCGACTCCGGCAACAGCCTGCTGCCCAACCCGGTCAATCCGAAGACCGGCCGGATCATCCCGAACGGCACGGCCACCACCGTTCTGCTGATCCTCGCGGTCGGGGCCTGCTTCGCGGGCGCGGCCAACTCGGTCCGCGAGCTCATCAAGGAACGGGTCATCTACGAGCGGGAACGCGCCACCGGCCTGTCCCGCTCCGCGTACCTGATGTCGAAGGTGTTCGTGCTCGGCGTGGTCACCCTGCTCCAGGGGCTGATGGTGGGTGTGATCGGCTTCGCCAGCCGTGAGATCCCCAAGGAGGGTTTGATTCTCGGCACCGCCACCATGTTCGAGCTCTCCATCCCGATCATGGCGCTGGGCTTCACCTCGATGATGTTCGGCCTCGTCATCTCGTCGCTGGTGAAGACGGCCGAGAAGACCATGCCGCTGCTGGTCATGTTCGCGATCATCCAGGTCGTCTTCACCGGCTGCCTGTTCACTCTGAACGGCGCGGTCGGCGTCAACGAGTTCTCGTACCTGATGCCCTCGCGCTGGGCGGTCGCCGCCGCGGGCGCCACGCTGGACTTCAACAAGATCAGCCCGCCCAAGGACGGCGGCGAGACGGATCCGCTGTGGGAGCACACCGTCGGCGCCTGGGGTCTCGACATGGCCGCGCTGATCGTCCTCGGGGTGATCTGCGGCTTCTTCGTGGCGCGCTTCCTGCGCCGCCACGAGCCCGAGGTCATGCGCAAGTAG
- a CDS encoding streptophobe family protein, whose translation MSAGTDVGGSGSGARGRCVPWIDVLLAAVAAVSWALIGMAGTAALGLHLLEADSAGSLGPMTAAVVALAAGGSVTPSGDVSAFGLTGAEANTAIEITPLGVSLVGALLLSWFFLRSLRTAGVVVAPAELLARVGAVVALYVAMLGGLVWAGHDVITLDGGALGLDDLPGGGGGGGGGGGGLEIPGLGDIGGLLPDRLGDLVDAKAAVGFTVDTAPTLLGGLGWSLGILLIALLASRRTPLPGGWEAVHRVVRPAVSAVVSVLLVAVAAGFAAAAYAAIGDDHPQRIAGAALLGAPNGVWLGIPIGLFVPWDGRATGVLTSVLPDPLDDLLGAGTEQSVTLGRLAELDGRVWLLGAAAALMMLLAGVLAAVRTPVGPADLPPDQKAGWGSGAGSGSRGGRGAGAVGFAGRCAVRLGVATAVALPLIAWLTNVSVDASLSVLGFDAFGAGIELHGHLGAASLLGAGWGAGAGAAGALLAWAAGAAGRRAAPLARSDPSGAAGSGEGRGPSGYPGDRAGPYAPGAPSYRPPNPATNPYLRVPEEVRGPRDAEPERARPERSGPDGADRSGWPRAYESSRRSEPPSGDGRPPAAPPGADDVYGAPTVVRPMGPPWTRTPRRPAGPRPGERPPPGREEGPPPPPPPPPGPPRGPRAPDGPR comes from the coding sequence ATGAGTGCCGGTACGGATGTCGGAGGCAGTGGGAGCGGGGCGCGCGGAAGGTGCGTGCCGTGGATCGACGTGCTGCTGGCCGCCGTCGCGGCCGTGAGCTGGGCGTTGATCGGGATGGCGGGGACGGCGGCGCTGGGGCTGCATCTCCTGGAGGCGGACTCCGCGGGCTCCTTGGGCCCGATGACGGCCGCGGTGGTGGCCCTGGCCGCCGGCGGATCGGTGACTCCGTCGGGTGATGTGTCCGCTTTCGGCCTGACGGGCGCGGAGGCGAACACCGCCATCGAGATCACGCCATTGGGGGTGAGCCTGGTGGGCGCGCTGCTGCTGTCGTGGTTCTTCCTGCGATCCCTGCGGACGGCGGGAGTTGTGGTCGCCCCGGCCGAACTCCTCGCCCGCGTCGGCGCGGTGGTGGCGCTGTACGTGGCGATGCTCGGCGGACTGGTCTGGGCGGGGCACGACGTCATCACGCTCGACGGGGGCGCGCTGGGCCTTGACGACCTGCCCGGCGGAGGCGGAGGCGGAGGGGGCGGTGGCGGCGGCCTGGAGATCCCCGGGCTCGGGGACATCGGCGGACTGCTGCCCGACCGGCTCGGCGATCTCGTCGACGCGAAGGCCGCGGTCGGCTTCACCGTCGACACGGCGCCCACGCTGCTCGGCGGCCTCGGCTGGTCCCTCGGCATCCTGCTGATCGCCCTGCTGGCCTCGCGCCGTACGCCGCTGCCGGGTGGCTGGGAGGCGGTGCACCGTGTGGTGCGGCCGGCGGTGTCCGCCGTGGTGTCGGTGCTGCTGGTGGCCGTGGCGGCCGGATTCGCCGCGGCGGCCTACGCGGCGATCGGCGACGACCACCCCCAGCGGATCGCGGGGGCGGCGCTGCTCGGTGCGCCGAACGGCGTCTGGCTGGGCATCCCGATCGGCCTGTTCGTCCCCTGGGACGGACGGGCGACGGGCGTGCTGACCAGCGTCCTCCCGGACCCGCTGGACGATCTCCTGGGCGCCGGCACGGAGCAGTCGGTGACGCTGGGCCGCCTCGCGGAGCTGGACGGACGGGTGTGGCTGCTGGGCGCGGCGGCGGCGCTGATGATGCTGCTGGCGGGGGTGCTGGCGGCGGTGCGGACCCCTGTGGGGCCGGCGGATCTCCCACCGGACCAGAAGGCCGGGTGGGGTTCCGGGGCGGGGTCCGGGAGCCGGGGCGGGCGCGGGGCCGGTGCGGTCGGGTTCGCCGGGCGCTGTGCCGTGCGGCTGGGGGTGGCGACCGCCGTGGCGTTGCCGTTGATCGCCTGGTTGACGAACGTGTCGGTGGACGCCTCGCTGTCCGTGCTGGGGTTCGACGCCTTCGGGGCCGGGATCGAGTTGCACGGGCACCTCGGGGCGGCGTCGCTGCTGGGTGCCGGGTGGGGCGCGGGGGCGGGGGCCGCCGGTGCGCTGCTGGCGTGGGCCGCGGGCGCCGCGGGACGGCGGGCCGCGCCACTGGCACGGAGTGACCCGAGCGGCGCGGCGGGCTCCGGCGAGGGCCGTGGGCCTTCGGGGTACCCGGGCGACCGGGCCGGGCCGTACGCGCCGGGTGCGCCGTCGTACCGGCCGCCGAATCCGGCGACCAACCCCTACCTGAGGGTTCCGGAGGAGGTGCGGGGGCCGCGGGACGCGGAGCCGGAGCGGGCTCGGCCCGAGCGGTCCGGACCGGACGGGGCGGACCGGAGCGGGTGGCCGAGGGCGTACGAGAGTTCCCGGCGTTCCGAGCCTCCCTCGGGCGACGGGCGGCCGCCTGCCGCGCCCCCGGGGGCGGACGACGTCTACGGCGCTCCGACGGTGGTCCGGCCGATGGGGCCGCCGTGGACCCGCACACCGCGTCGGCCTGCCGGTCCACGGCCCGGTGAGCGGCCGCCGCCCGGGCGGGAGGAGGGCCCGCCGCCTCCGCCACCGCCTCCTCCCGGCCCTCCCAGGGGGCCCAGGGCGCCTGACGGACCTCGGTGA
- the serB gene encoding phosphoserine phosphatase SerB: MSALQTSSSDVPTLLVKIFGKDRPGITAGLFDTLAAFSVDVVDIEQVVTRGRMVLCALVTEPPAGHEGELRSTVHSWAESMKMQAEIISGIGDNRPRGVGRSLVTVLGHPLTAEATAAVAAKITKAGGNIDRIFRLAKYPVTAVEFAVSGVETASLRTALVMDAAALGVDVAVVGAGLYRRAQRLVVMDVDSTLIQDEVIELFAAHAGCEDEVAEVTAAAMRGELDFEQSLHARVALLAGLDASVVDKVRAEVRLTPGARTLIRTLKRLGYQVGVVSGGFTQVTDDLQDRLGLDFAQANTLEIVDGRLTGRVTGEIVDRAGKARLLRRFAAEAGVPLSQTVAIGDGANDLDMLNAAGLGVAFNAKPVVREAAHTAVNVPFLDTVLYLLGITREEVEAAETHDEQ, from the coding sequence ATGAGCGCTCTGCAGACTTCGTCCTCCGACGTCCCCACGCTCCTTGTCAAGATCTTCGGCAAGGACAGGCCGGGCATCACGGCCGGCCTTTTCGACACCCTGGCCGCCTTCTCCGTCGACGTGGTCGACATCGAGCAGGTCGTCACGCGAGGCCGGATGGTGCTGTGCGCGCTCGTGACCGAGCCGCCGGCCGGCCACGAGGGCGAACTGCGGTCGACGGTCCACAGCTGGGCCGAGTCGATGAAGATGCAGGCCGAGATCATCTCCGGCATCGGTGACAACCGGCCGCGCGGCGTCGGCCGGTCGCTGGTCACCGTGCTCGGACATCCGCTCACCGCGGAGGCCACGGCGGCGGTGGCCGCGAAGATCACCAAGGCCGGCGGCAACATCGACCGTATCTTCCGGCTCGCCAAGTACCCCGTCACCGCCGTCGAGTTCGCCGTCTCCGGTGTGGAGACCGCGTCCCTGCGCACCGCCCTGGTCATGGACGCGGCAGCGCTGGGGGTGGACGTCGCGGTGGTGGGCGCGGGCCTGTACCGGCGGGCCCAGCGGCTCGTCGTCATGGACGTCGACTCCACCCTGATCCAGGACGAGGTGATCGAGCTCTTCGCCGCGCACGCCGGCTGCGAGGACGAGGTCGCCGAGGTGACGGCGGCCGCGATGCGCGGTGAGCTCGACTTCGAGCAGTCACTGCACGCGCGCGTGGCGCTGCTGGCGGGACTGGACGCCTCGGTCGTGGACAAGGTGCGCGCCGAGGTCCGGCTGACGCCGGGCGCGCGCACCTTGATCCGGACGCTGAAGCGGCTCGGCTATCAGGTGGGGGTCGTCTCCGGCGGCTTCACCCAGGTCACCGACGATCTCCAGGACCGGCTCGGGCTGGATTTCGCCCAGGCCAACACGCTGGAGATCGTCGACGGCAGGCTGACGGGCCGGGTCACCGGCGAGATCGTGGACCGTGCGGGCAAGGCGCGGCTGCTGCGCCGGTTCGCCGCCGAGGCCGGTGTGCCGCTCTCCCAGACCGTGGCGATCGGCGACGGCGCCAACGACCTCGACATGCTCAACGCGGCCGGTCTCGGGGTCGCCTTCAACGCCAAGCCGGTGGTGCGCGAGGCGGCGCACACGGCGGTGAACGTGCCGTTCCTGGACACGGTCCTCTATCTGCTCGGGATCACCCGTGAAGAGGTCGAGGCCGCGGAGACGCACGACGAGCAGTAG
- a CDS encoding SixA phosphatase family protein: MSVAEPRRIVLFRHAKADWPQVTDHERPLAERGRKDAAVAGRKLVDTGIPIDLAVCSTAVRTRETWKLAVHEFPHRPKTVYEERIYEASPGELIALLNETPDDVRDVVLIGHNPGIQGLADILAARADGDAGERMRSRGFPAAAFAVVSFDGPWKSLEPGAATLLDYWAPSE; encoded by the coding sequence ATGAGCGTCGCAGAACCCCGCAGGATCGTCCTCTTCCGCCATGCGAAAGCCGACTGGCCGCAGGTGACCGACCATGAGCGTCCGCTCGCTGAGCGGGGCCGAAAGGACGCCGCCGTCGCCGGACGCAAGCTGGTCGACACCGGCATCCCCATCGACCTGGCCGTCTGCTCCACCGCGGTCCGCACCCGCGAGACGTGGAAGCTCGCCGTTCACGAGTTCCCGCATCGGCCGAAAACCGTCTACGAGGAGCGGATCTACGAGGCCTCACCGGGTGAGCTGATCGCCCTGCTCAACGAGACACCCGACGATGTGCGTGACGTCGTCCTGATCGGCCACAACCCCGGCATCCAGGGCCTCGCCGACATCCTGGCCGCCCGGGCCGACGGGGACGCGGGCGAGCGGATGCGCAGCCGTGGCTTCCCGGCCGCCGCCTTCGCCGTCGTCTCCTTCGACGGCCCCTGGAAGTCCCTGGAACCGGGCGCGGCCACACTGCTCGACTACTGGGCGCCCTCCGAGTGA
- a CDS encoding SGM_5486 family transporter-associated protein, with protein MPVLDPNPQNGQKKMLIVFGSFLAIFVVIAVIATIASP; from the coding sequence ATGCCAGTGCTCGACCCGAACCCCCAGAACGGTCAGAAGAAGATGCTGATCGTCTTCGGCTCGTTCCTCGCCATCTTCGTCGTCATCGCCGTCATCGCGACCATCGCCTCGCCCTGA
- a CDS encoding CynX/NimT family MFS transporter: MMVGMAGEQTRTTTPPPVSASAEGEPPRTATRAWDWSTRLLVVGIVLAALNLRPAITSLGSLLEEVRDGLGMSGSVAGLLTSVPPLCFAVFGVMAPRLARRFGPGAVVCAGMAAITAGLLLRPYAGGTAGFLAASALALMGIAVSNVLMPVIVKRHFPDRVGTMTGLYSMALALGTSTAAAVTVPMTEALGGSWQTGLALWAGLAAAAVLPWLPLARNGGTAPRGALPAGERQEGSPEAAPRVHARVPRPPAAPLRITRSRTAWALAVFFGLQATAAYITMGWMPQIFRDAGVPAGTAGLLLAVTMAMGVPLAFVIPRVATRLPHQGPIVLALGGCGLVGYAGLYLAPAGGAWAWALLLGIANCAFPLALTMVGMRARTGAGVAQLSAFAQSTGYLISIPGPLLVGVLYQHSGGWGLPLALMAGLMVPQTVVGVLAGRDRTVEEEAAR, translated from the coding sequence ATGATGGTCGGCATGGCTGGCGAACAGACCCGGACGACGACACCCCCACCCGTGAGCGCCTCGGCGGAGGGCGAGCCCCCGCGCACGGCCACCCGCGCGTGGGACTGGAGCACACGGCTGCTCGTCGTCGGCATCGTGCTGGCCGCCCTCAACCTCAGGCCCGCCATCACCAGCCTCGGCTCCCTCCTCGAAGAGGTGCGCGACGGGCTCGGCATGAGCGGCAGCGTGGCCGGGCTCCTCACCTCCGTGCCCCCGCTCTGCTTCGCCGTCTTCGGCGTCATGGCACCCCGTCTCGCCCGCCGCTTCGGACCGGGCGCGGTGGTGTGCGCCGGCATGGCAGCCATCACCGCGGGACTGCTCCTGCGCCCCTACGCGGGCGGCACGGCGGGGTTCCTCGCCGCCAGTGCCCTCGCTCTCATGGGCATCGCCGTCAGCAACGTCCTGATGCCGGTCATCGTCAAGCGCCACTTCCCCGACCGCGTCGGCACCATGACCGGTCTGTACTCGATGGCCCTCGCCCTCGGCACCTCCACCGCCGCCGCGGTCACCGTGCCCATGACCGAGGCGCTGGGCGGCAGTTGGCAGACCGGCCTCGCGCTGTGGGCGGGCCTGGCGGCGGCGGCCGTCCTGCCCTGGCTGCCGCTCGCACGGAACGGCGGGACGGCACCGCGCGGCGCCCTTCCGGCGGGGGAGCGGCAGGAGGGAAGCCCGGAGGCCGCCCCCCGGGTCCACGCGCGCGTGCCGCGACCGCCGGCCGCCCCGCTGCGCATCACCCGCAGCCGTACCGCCTGGGCGCTCGCCGTCTTCTTCGGCCTCCAGGCCACCGCCGCGTACATCACCATGGGCTGGATGCCGCAGATCTTCCGGGACGCCGGGGTGCCCGCGGGCACGGCCGGACTGCTGCTCGCCGTGACGATGGCGATGGGCGTGCCGTTGGCCTTCGTCATCCCGCGCGTGGCCACCCGGCTGCCCCACCAGGGGCCGATCGTGCTCGCGCTCGGCGGCTGCGGCCTCGTCGGCTACGCCGGCCTGTACCTCGCGCCGGCCGGCGGTGCCTGGGCCTGGGCCCTGCTGCTCGGCATCGCCAACTGCGCCTTCCCGCTCGCCCTCACCATGGTCGGGATGCGTGCCAGGACCGGCGCGGGTGTGGCGCAGCTGTCGGCGTTCGCGCAGAGCACCGGCTATCTGATCTCCATCCCCGGCCCGCTCCTGGTGGGCGTGCTCTACCAGCACAGCGGCGGCTGGGGCCTGCCCCTCGCGCTGATGGCGGGCCTGATGGTCCCGCAGACGGTCGTGGGCGTCCTGGCCGGCCGGGACCGCACGGTGGAGGAGGAAGCCGCCCGCTGA
- a CDS encoding FadR/GntR family transcriptional regulator, translating to MPLSHPRRSALSEQVIAALRTQITSGEWPVGARIPTEPELVEQLGVARNTVREAVRALAHNGLLDIRQGSGTYVVATSELAGVMHRRFADADPGHIAELRATLESSAARLAAGRRTEKDLKQLDTLILRREEAWESGDKETFVAADATFHLAVVAASHNDVMTAMYADLGEVLRDWLREDVGEELTPETYMDHARLVDAIRAGDAEAAAVEAAGYPLLCRPGRFTASGG from the coding sequence ATGCCCCTGAGCCATCCCCGCCGCTCGGCGCTGTCCGAGCAGGTCATCGCCGCGCTGCGCACCCAGATCACCTCGGGCGAGTGGCCGGTCGGCGCACGCATCCCCACCGAGCCCGAGCTGGTCGAACAGCTGGGCGTCGCCCGCAACACGGTCCGAGAGGCCGTCCGGGCGCTCGCGCACAACGGACTGCTGGACATCCGGCAGGGGTCGGGCACGTACGTCGTGGCGACCAGCGAGCTCGCGGGCGTGATGCACCGCCGCTTCGCCGACGCCGACCCCGGCCACATCGCCGAGCTGCGCGCCACGCTGGAGTCGAGCGCGGCGAGGCTGGCGGCCGGACGGCGCACGGAGAAGGACCTCAAGCAGTTGGACACGCTCATCCTGCGGCGCGAGGAGGCCTGGGAGTCGGGCGACAAGGAGACGTTCGTGGCGGCGGACGCGACCTTCCACCTGGCGGTGGTGGCGGCCTCCCACAACGACGTCATGACCGCGATGTACGCGGACCTCGGCGAGGTGCTGCGGGACTGGCTGCGCGAGGACGTCGGCGAGGAGCTGACGCCGGAGACGTACATGGACCACGCACGGCTGGTGGACGCGATCCGCGCGGGCGACGCGGAGGCCGCCGCCGTCGAGGCGGCCGGCTATCCCTTGCTGTGCCGGCCCGGACGGTTCACCGCTTCTGGTGGCTGA
- the fabI gene encoding enoyl-ACP reductase FabI has protein sequence MSGILEGKRVLITGVLLESSIAFHTAKLAQEQGAEIILTAFPRPTLTERIAKKLPKPTKVIELDVTNDEHLGRLADIVGEELGGLDGVVHSIGFAPQDAMGGNFLNTPFESVATAMHVSAFSLKSLTMACLPLMQNGGSVVGLTFDASFAWPQYDWMGPAKAALEATSRYMARDLGKQNIRCNLVSAGPIGSMAAKSIPGFSELASVWDDRAPLEWDLNDPGPAGRGVVALLSDWFPKTTGEIVHVDGGLHAIGA, from the coding sequence ATGAGCGGAATTCTCGAGGGCAAGCGCGTCCTGATCACCGGCGTGCTGCTGGAGTCCTCCATCGCCTTCCACACCGCCAAGCTGGCCCAGGAGCAGGGCGCCGAGATCATCCTGACCGCGTTCCCGCGGCCCACGCTGACCGAGCGCATCGCCAAGAAGCTGCCGAAGCCCACCAAGGTCATCGAGCTCGACGTGACGAACGACGAGCACCTCGGCCGGCTGGCCGACATCGTCGGCGAGGAGCTCGGCGGTCTCGACGGCGTCGTGCACTCCATCGGCTTCGCGCCGCAGGACGCCATGGGCGGCAACTTCCTCAACACGCCGTTCGAGTCGGTCGCCACGGCGATGCACGTCTCGGCGTTCTCCCTGAAGTCGCTCACGATGGCCTGTCTGCCGCTGATGCAGAACGGCGGCTCGGTCGTCGGCCTCACCTTCGACGCCTCGTTCGCCTGGCCGCAGTACGACTGGATGGGCCCCGCCAAGGCGGCGCTGGAGGCCACCAGCCGCTACATGGCGCGTGACCTGGGCAAGCAGAACATCCGCTGCAACCTGGTCTCCGCCGGCCCCATCGGTTCCATGGCGGCCAAGTCCATCCCGGGCTTCTCCGAGCTGGCCTCCGTGTGGGACGACCGTGCCCCGCTGGAGTGGGACCTCAACGACCCCGGTCCGGCCGGCCGCGGTGTGGTCGCCCTGCTGAGCGACTGGTTCCCGAAGACGACGGGCGAGATCGTCCACGTCGACGGCGGCCTGCACGCCATCGGAGCCTGA
- the fabG gene encoding 3-oxoacyl-[acyl-carrier-protein] reductase codes for MSRSVLVTGGNRGIGLAIARAFADAGDKVAITYRSGEPPAALAELGCLAVKCDITDSEQVEQAYKEIEAEHGPVEILIANAGVTKDQLLMRMSEEDFTSVVDTNLTGTFRVVKRANRAMLRAKKGRVVLISSVVGLLGSAGQSNYAASKAALVGFARSLARELGSRNITFNVVAPGFVDTDMTKVLTDEQRAGIVSQVPLGRYAQPEEIAATVRFLASDDASYITGAVIPVDGGLGMGH; via the coding sequence TTGAGCCGCTCGGTTCTCGTCACCGGAGGAAACCGGGGCATCGGCCTCGCCATCGCCCGCGCGTTCGCCGATGCCGGCGACAAGGTCGCCATCACCTACCGCTCCGGCGAGCCACCGGCCGCCCTGGCGGAACTGGGTTGCCTGGCGGTCAAGTGCGACATCACCGACTCCGAGCAGGTGGAGCAGGCCTACAAGGAGATCGAGGCCGAGCACGGCCCCGTGGAGATTCTGATCGCCAACGCCGGCGTCACCAAGGACCAGCTGCTGATGCGCATGTCCGAGGAGGATTTCACCTCGGTCGTCGACACCAACCTCACCGGCACCTTCCGCGTGGTCAAGCGCGCCAACCGCGCCATGCTGCGGGCCAAGAAGGGCCGTGTCGTCCTGATCTCGTCGGTCGTGGGACTGCTCGGCTCCGCCGGCCAGTCGAACTACGCCGCCTCCAAGGCCGCCCTGGTCGGCTTCGCGCGTTCCCTCGCCCGTGAGCTGGGGTCGCGCAACATCACCTTCAACGTCGTCGCGCCCGGCTTCGTCGACACCGACATGACCAAGGTGCTCACCGACGAGCAGCGCGCGGGCATCGTCTCGCAGGTCCCGCTCGGCCGGTACGCGCAGCCGGAGGAGATCGCCGCGACGGTGCGGTTCCTCGCCTCGGACGACGCCTCGTACATCACTGGAGCCGTCATTCCCGTTGACGGCGGACTGGGAATGGGTCACTGA